A stretch of DNA from Sebastes fasciatus isolate fSebFas1 chromosome 16, fSebFas1.pri, whole genome shotgun sequence:
CCCTCTCACATTCCCTCATTTTCCTCCTTCTTCGCCTCTCTTCTATTCTCTTTAATCTCACTTAAAGCAGAAGATGTACATGAAAACCTCAACAAATCCACATAAATATCAAGAACAGAACAGATGAGGATAAACATTCTTCATTCCCAATATCggttatatttatttcttttatacaACCTGTTTGGACAGTACAAAACAAGTCTGATGCacaaatgtatataaaataattcAACATCTTTATGTACATGTTCTATATAATGTACATCATAAGTTagaaatgtatatatactgtacactggATCAGAGGATCAGACCCTGAGATTGACTTTAATCATGACAAATATCCCAATATGGGAGAACATGACACTTAGCTTCCCTCCGTCACCGTACACGCTGAGAGAACAACATGGTGCGGCAGATACTACAGTTCATACCACGACACAGTTATTATGTGCAGAATGCTAAATGTCACAGTTGTGTGCAGTACAGAGAGACTACACAGAGAGACTGCAATACAAAATGGGCAGCATGATGCTGAGTAATTCTACGTATTAGTTTGAgttcaaatctttttttgcCCCTGGTGTTGCTAAATGTTGTAAACCTCCATGCCCAgatatcgggtccgatactgtgctcatgtactcgtactcacaaaacgtctccgatacaacggcaccgataccactttgcggcagcgtgacgttaacctctcgtcaccatctttcgggtcctatcgcacgtgCTCAgactccacctccccgacggtacgagcgagacgggccggtggtgcgcctgaCCCTGCTGGGCCGGGGTCCCACCTCAGCTGGCGCTCGCCGGcgctcactttcattgcgccacagagttttgcttgcaccctctgactcgcgcgtgcgttagactccttggtccgtgtttcaagacgggtcgggtgggttgcagacatcgcgcCTTTTACATGGGCCGAGCCTCGCCCTGGGGGCacaacgcggttggggcgcactaagtagagtccgccccggtcgacagtcgcaccgggagcagggggccccgtccctccccagcaggagagagggcacagcgagcactttgtccacggccccgggaagcagcttcgccccgagcctttccaagccgacctagagccggtggcggcgcaccgcctcgtatcggtactcggtatcggcgagtacccaaatgtaagtacttgtactcggtctgaaacaAAGTGGTATCGTTGCATCCCTTATTGCCACCGACCACACTGCTGAGTTAATTCTAAACTGTCAAATGTTGTGTCCACCTTTTTAAAGTAAGTGTGTATAAATGCTGACTGCAGTCTCTCCGGCCGTTTCACAGGAAGACAGAGATGCTCGCTCAGTTGTAGGAGGTGAAATGCTGTTTTAGGCACTCCTGAGAGTCGCCGTCCTCCTCGCCGTCCTCCTCGTCTTCATCTTCACCTTCACTGTCGGACTCGTCATAAAAGCTGATGGTCGCCTGAACGGGAAAGTTCCTCAGCAGAGCCTCTCCGTCACTGTACAGGTAGTCAAAGGACTTGAGTTTGGGCCAGAACAGCCTGTTTAAGAGAGAAAGAACAAGACAGATGTTATTCTACTAGAGCTGACCCCAATGCTGCgtagcttcgaccgttgccatggtaataactctggattcagctattagtgcatcttaaaactttaaaaacttaatttttttttaaataagggctattagagtgtcaggttcatacttgtattttatgtttctactagaacatgtttacatgctgtaaccTCGTACCGGCTTCACTACGGCGAGCATAAACCGAGCTTTAGGGTTAAATAAAAAGATGTTGCTGCGTAGCTCGAACTTCAGTAAAGTCTAACTACTCTCTCCAGTGTGTTGTGGAGTTAAAGATGACAGAAGGCAGCGTCTGTATGTAAGGATGGAAACCGAGAGGACACTGACCTGACGGGGTGCTGGAAGGCCTGAGGTTTCCCATCTGACGAGAAGCGGCCTGGCACCGCGGCTCTGGAGTACGGCTGAGGGAGTCAAAGACGAAGGGGGGGGTCAGTGCATATTTTCACTCTTTGGTGTTAACATCAATACTTTAGGTTTGAACCTTCAGACAGGAGGATTGTTGCTCTTCCACAGAAGCAATTTGAATCCTTGTGAATTCAAGaaagaaaccaaacactgaGACAAAATGAAAGTACACTGTACAAAGCAGACAGACTCAGTCAGagaccagctggtgaacatggtggagcatttagcagctgaagATAAGATATTTACATCAGGAGTTGGTCGACGGAGATAAAAGACTCCAGATGAATATTGTATATACACGTCAACCTAAAGGAGCGATGTTTGATTCACAACGCTgcctccaagtggccaaaataaGATGCTACAAGAGGAAGAAACTCCTGGTATACCTCGTGGTATTTAGAGAACCAAGACACTAAGTGTAAGAGATCCAGTGATCTCAGATCAATGGGAGTGTTGTAACTTACAGAGGACAGCTGGGTGCGTGGGCATCGCTCTGATCGATCCCTGCTGCTGGATAACCACGGCCTCCACAGGGACGTCTGGCTGCAACGAGAGGAAACATGACGTTCATTAAATCCTAAAACTACTACAATTTATCATATTCATACATATACTATACATTATATAGATCTATATTCCCACATTATATAGTTCTATCCTATAGGATCCTGCAAACACTTGCTTCACCGGGAGGACATCTGGCAGCATGCGCACCATTCTCGGCTTCATTCTAAAACCTCAtcagaagctttgaatgtaaaaacaacattgGGTTCGGCCCTAGTGGCTCGATCTGCgtcactttgtttgtttcccagcCAGAGCTGTGGATGAacacaatattttgttttcagAGCACACTCACAGAGAACAGACAGCCAGCGGACCGTGAGGTCActgaatttgaaaaaaagtgtaTTATTGTATTAGAATCACAGACTCCACctttaacttaaaggtcccatattgtaaaaagtgagattgtcatgtcttttatattataaagcgtctttaagtgctttataaatactgttaaactatcaaaacgctcaatataaagagaaatacacacagcccgtactCAGAAATTgtacgtttgaaacaagccattaggatttctgtccatttgtgatgtcacaaatacacgatatttagaccattacacggttttaaatgtaaacattctaaatgtgtcccagtttatttcctgttgcagtgtatgtgaataacatcagctgacagaaagtaaacatggacccaaactgttgcctagcaacgcaattccgctgaaatgcactaaaacggagcgtttcagacagagcgtaaatacaggtatattcagacaggaAGGCCCAAGGCTGatccccatatgagaactatgaggactttaagaactttaaacgtgcactatctaccttttaaacatgcactatctacctttaaacgtgcactatctaccttttaaacatgcactatctgcctttaaacatgcactatctgcctttaaacatgtattatctacctttaaacatgcactatctgcctttaaacatgtactatctaccttttaacatgcactatctgcctttaaacatgcactatctgcctttaaacatgtattatctacctttaaacatgcactatctgcctttaaacatgcactatctaccttttaaacatgcactatctgcctttaaacatgtattatctgcctttaaacatgcactatctaccttttaaacatgcactatctgcctttaaacatgcactatctaccttttaaacatgcactatctacctttaaacatgcactatctgcaaccatctaggactctaaccactggcgcacttgaatttccctccagggattaataaaggttcattttatcttatcttatcttatatactgcttctatttttatatttccttctatttaaatggttcatattctgtttcactttgtttatctcttgtttttctgtgttagctgatgcttcttgtttctgcactatcTCCTTTGCTGCTGCAGAttcccccactgtgggactaataaaggaatatctgatcttatctctTATTAACACTTCATTCAGGTTAActagcagctgctgctgttgcctggcaacagaaACAAAGCTCTGGTCTGGTCTATCTCTTGTTATTGTAGTCTCCTCTCCATCAGAATGAACGTTTACTTCACATGCAGTCGGTGACCGGTCTGTAGGTCTGTTACCTGTCAGTAGTGTCGGAGCTCCTGCTGCCTGTCATCGGTCGTGACCACCGCGGAGCTGCGCTGAAGGACGACTGCTGCAGGACCAGGCATGCAGAActcatcttcttctcctcttcctcctcctgctggagaaaTCCTACTGAAATACTGACTTTCCTCTTTTTAAATAGATGTTCAGGCTCGTCTGATGATGACTGCAGGTATATATgttcctcctctgtgtgtgcaggAGAGACTGGAAGAGCAGCTGGTTCTCTGTGGAGctgagagagactgagaggagTCCCACTGAGATGCCAGGGGTTTATAAAGCCTgctgtgtgcgcgtgcgtgagtgtgcgtgtgtgtcccAAATGTGACCAAATGACAAGTTGACTCTCTCTGCActaatgatttaaaaacaataagataatgatatgataGAGAGACGTTTTGAATCCCAAAAATCATCTTCTTATTaactacactgttaagaatgtcccagtaaaataacagtaaaacactggcagcagggtttgcctttatgttactgtaaaattaacattataatACTGTCGCTATTTACAGCTTTggactgttaatgaaaaatacagtttgttttttattaattaaacagtatttcacagttaatttactgtttaaagatacattatatagctgtttttcacctttcttttacattatcttactgatttgttttaatgcactatttattttttacatatattttaataaacattattttgtgcctatagatgaatagacttagcaggttacagacataggaatactcacactaaatacaattaaaggttgttaggaaaaaggctataatagacttgttgtgtgtctctagctggctacaagcacagaatgaaaccagaacaacatgtgagtgaagaacaataaagataattcactgattttacaatcatgtacaatgtagaagcctcacatgagcagatcaggtcccagaattcaacaaatactgcatgaaGCTGTTACTGATGagactttagacagttgatcagcaggaaagtgatgttttttaagaatgcattataattataatataattaatttaacaggttttcttttgtattaacagcaaagcactgtttttagcaataacaagttaatactgttgaaatgctgctgtaaattaacagagattgtttacagtgtgtgcaTTTGGCATGGCACAGCAGGGAGGTGAGAAATGTCGAACCAGCAGGTTATCTGTAAAAACAAGGAGGAGAAAAGTTAAACACCATCTGTGTGAGAAAAGCAGCAGGCAGCAACAGCTCCATTATAGACCGGCGAGTGTCACACATTCAGTCACTTCAGGGCGCGATGGATGACTATCAGCAGGCCACTAACTCACCACAATGCAATATATTAATGTGAGAGGATTATTCGACCTTATATGGTAATATATAAATCAAAACAGTAGAAGATTACAGTGGCTTTTCAGCAggttgagaatttttttttgagaaaaTGTAAAAGTTTGTGCATTAATTCAGCTCTTATCCAGCTTTGCACTCTTcatgtttaattaattatctgTTAATTGATATTCTCTGCAGCCTATAGGCCCTTTCACATGGTAGCCTATTGCCTATTAATAGTGTTTTGTGCACGTTTCATATATTTAGGGGTCTGTCTTCTAGGATAGGAACAGGAACCAAAGTGGCACATAAAGCAGACTATATTCTTCATTGTTAAAATCGTCTTTTGGGGGGGCGAACTGTTAACTTTAATGGAAGAACAAAGGTGATATTATTGTGGTAATCATCAGGTCAGGTCATCCCTGCAGCCTGTCTCTGCTCTCCACTGATGCAGACCGGGTGTGAGGATCCTCATTGGGCCCTAATGCCCCCCTTCATCCAGGGTAAACAAAGCTGTCAGGACCAGCAGGAGCCACCTGGAGCCCCGCTGAGAGCCGGAGAGGAGCAAACTGGGGCAAAAGGCACAAATGggcctgatgatgatgatgatgatgatgatgatgatgatgatgaggatgatgagccCAGTAATAGACTTGTAGAGATAGAGATACTCATCTGCTAATGAAGAGGGCTTTATCTGCACTATAGTGCTACAATAGATTTAATATGGGAACTGGTGATATTATAGAATATCAAAGGACAAGCTAGAATAATATGGAATGCCTTTCATccaataaataaagacataaataattaaatatgcacatgaaataaataaatagggttataaaataaataaataaatatatatatatatatatatgcccatgaaataagtaagtaagtaaataaataaatatgcccatgaaataaataaataaatatgcccacgaaataagtaaataaataaataaatagggctatgaaataaatcctgaaataaatggaggcaataaatatataaataaatgttaatattaatatattaatatataaatgagTCAATATAAACTCGGaaaggagaatacactgtttaccattggcagagaattttggcaaatttttcttgggcgctccccacataatcagctgcaCTGCtaatcccacaaatgcatgatccttacaagttggacatcattgtgaaggtaaataaacaggctttccaaccatgtaaaatacaatgagaattagcattgtaacaacagagaaataatccaccaaacacaagtttaccaactttttttccgagtttagttcaatgaataaataggtTTTTAGTTAAAAAGgacgtttttcttttcttttcttttaaaaaaaacctttattttccagatttataacaaaaacaatatacacaGACACTGACAGGGCCGAACTTAAAGCCTCTGCATGTGCACAACATATTCACATGTTGGGGGGTGGGAAGGAAACTAACATATGATTACCTCTCACAAAATAGGGTCATCAGAAAACTCTATAAAAACACGGTGCCATGTAACTGCCAGATAAATGCTATCACTTTTACTCAAAGCTGACATGATGTAACTCAAAGAGCCGGCGTGGCCACTGCCCAGATGTTGAAGGACCGACGctgtatgtttttggcatctttgggcagacatcccataataacctttcagcatattgtaattcaagtgttgtgagagataactagactcctgctcctcctcatggctctgttttcaggctttagaacatctagcccgtgacgggagactttgaccaatcacaggtcatttcagagagagaaagcgttcctattggctgtgctccggtcatgtgaccggtacttggcgtccCTTcgacagatttcacaatggcggtggcatcacaaattttctcatgttacagctaaaccgtgcactacaagatgattcagAGAACATCtgggagagaaatagacattaacgtaacagaatattgattcatatttgatcagcgctgcctagtttgaccgtttggtcggagttcagagtgattgacagccggctctcatagacgacagctggacagcagacctcagatcagctcttactgcttgttttcctccggtctgtgaacaccggaggatacagaggaacatgattgttttcaggttacctgtttcatgacactactgtcacgatatagcgaggCTAATCTATCAAGTGTTTTAATTCTTCCGACATCTCACCTACTTCCCAGTAGACTCGCTGTTGGACATAATCTTTCACATGTACCCCAAATCCTTTTCCCTCTGGGGGGAGCCAGTCCTCCCACAGCCAGGCCATCACATATCTGAGACATTACGGCTCTTTCTCTTCAGTTTGTGCGGCAGTGATATATGACCTTTCATTTTTAATGATTGACTTTATACCTGACACAGTTGGAACTCTGTATCGCTTCCCACTGATCTGTTGTGATCTCTCTCCCATTGGtacaataaagaaatgtaatCACGTGCACCTGAAAGCACTCTTTGCCACAGATCGCCAAGAAAACACGTCCACAATTTCTTAAATGAAGCTTATGCGTAAATTCAGTCAAGAAGACTAGGGGTGCAATCTGATTCGATCTGGgtctctctctcatgggctaGCTGATATGGGCGTCTCTCTTCtcagtgaccaatcagatcttgccatatctccctaaCGAATCACATTGTTGCtgttaaaagtttaaaaaccgTTCCCCTATATGCTGTTTTCAGTGTCAGTATTCAGCACAAACTGATgcgaccctccaccaccccatcacctccagattcatccCATCAGAGcaatcctgctccacttcattcatcggatCTGCATCAATCTCTTCACTACCTccatcaccagtgtctagacccggggggaataatccaaaatccatcTACGGCATCACTTCCCCCTTATTATCGGGTCTAAATCACCAAAgactgttactattcataagtttgtgcactttgtaataaatcaacattcaattcatacgagtctctcctgattgagaTATCAGTGTGAGACGGTCCTCTGGTGTTTTTTAATTCATAGCTGACAGTATTTAGTGGGACCTCTGTAGGGTTTGGAAGTCATTTTCACTCTCTATAAACCTGTCTTTGTCTTCTCCCCCCTCAGAGGCCACTCGTTGACTCGGCACCAAACTggacatcagcagcagcagcagctctttgCACAAAAGTTTGTCCACTCATCCAAATGTTCTACTCTGCAGAACGCAGGCCTGGAACAACAAGGAATGGCACACTTTCCCCTCCTCATGTGTGTGAGTAGTAGACCCTACCCCCCACTGTTTTCACatttgctgacagacagacagcgccTCCCCCCCTCGGCTCTCCCCCGGAGGGAGGAATGCTGCTAATTACTGACCAACTGCTCTCTGGTCTTGTTTACACAGACTACTATCTCTTTAGCAAGGAGGACCACGAGAGGCTTAAAGCATTTCATTgattaattgtacaataaaaataggtaTAAATACATCTGTGTACAAAttgaatgaatgactttatttagaatataaaaataaataaaaaaagatacaaaataataacaaacaaaacaagagtaatagtgtccgaataggtagaagtaaaacttatatttccctaccccttcctaccctcctctattaactcaacatagaatgataatataatatataaactatcccagatttatttacatcccaaattgaATATAGCctcccaagtttatttatttaactctgACTCatccatatacctcccaaaaatatcttttttgtataaccatccctccctgtcacaaaacattttttgaatattgcccggaAGTGAATTATTCCTTGCTTTgaacataattattgcggttttaaatttgaccaaatccatgaatttcaatgcatgtgactttaaaaagagacattattattattattattattattatgaataataataataataataataataataataataataataataataataatctatgactaaatggactaaattacaaaaaaagtaattaattatttgacattttaatgagcaataaaaagaagaattataaaaataatttaaatattaatccatcaataaatagttcaaattaaaaaagggatttacaaaaacaccataaaacagtcaataagtacatcatatcaattaaaaattaaaagaattcataaataaataatggaattaaaATTTCTATTAGGTCATGGCTGGATGGTGGATGGTCagtctgtgtttatttataCAAAGAGTCAGTGatgtcatgtctataatgttaaattggAACTGAAGCTGGTTTACTAAGAGTGGATTTCCACTCTGTTGAACAATTAtttaacaaacatgacaaatgtcagcatttaaaagaaaaaagaagagaacATCAGGCTGAttatgtctgtttgttttggagATAAGTTTTACTTTGTGACGGGAGTTTTGGTATGCTGATGTTGAGCCGGTAGCTAGCTATCCCATCATGCCGaactttaagataagataagattaattattcctttattagtcccacagtggggagatgtgcagtgtacagcagcaaaggggatatagtgcaaaaaaacaagatgcatcagctaacacaataaaaaaagagctaaacaaagtgtaacaaaatatgaacaatttaaatagaaagaaatataaaaataggaacaatatatacagtattgacaataaacagactattaacaaaattgcacaagtggaaaaatgatattgcacaatgagaatgaaatgaaattccacctaaAAATATTGCACAGAACCTTAaaccttaatataatttaaaagagtgagttatataaaaatgcaTCCCTGTACAGTTGTTATGAACGAGGATATGAGCTGTAGAGTTCTAAACCAGTtcttgtaccaggctgtaaacatctatacttctgct
This window harbors:
- the LOC141752775 gene encoding protein ripply1-like; this encodes MSSACLVLQQSSFSAAPRWSRPMTGSRSSDTTDSQTSLWRPWLSSSRDRSERCPRTQLSSPYSRAAVPGRFSSDGKPQAFQHPVRLFWPKLKSFDYLYSDGEALLRNFPVQATISFYDESDSEGEDEDEEDGEEDGDSQECLKQHFTSYN